TTGAGGCTGAATTTTGTATATTAATAGGAGGATAAATTCCAAAATCCGTAAGCTCACGACTTAAAACAATATGCCCATCTAGGATAGAACGGCTTTGATCAGCAATAGGATCACTCATATCATCTCCATCAACTAAAACAGTAAAAAATGCCGTTATAGTTCCTTTACCTTCTTCTTTTCCTGTTCTTTCCATGAGTTGAGGCAAGAGGCTTAAAACACTTGGAGGATAACCTTTTGTAGTAGGAGGCTCACCAAGAGCAAGTCCTATCTCTCTTTGTGCCATAGCAAACCGCGTTACGCTATCCATGATAAAAAGTACATCTTTGCCTTGTTCTTTAAAGTATTCAGCCACGCTCATAGCACAAAATGCTCCATATTTTCGCATTAAAGCACTATCATCACTTGTTGCAACGATAATTACTGTATCGTCAAGCTTTCCACCTAAATTTTTTTGTATAAATTCAGGAATTTCGCGCCCCCTTTCACCTATAAGTGCGACTACCTTGATAGGGGCTTTTGAATTTTTAACTATCATACCCATAAGGGTAGATTTTCCTACACCACTTCCTGCAAAAATGCCTAATTTTTGCCCCACACCACAAGTTAAAAGCGCATCTATGGTTTTAACTCCCACAGGAAAAACTTCTTCTATAAGTCCTCTTTTCATCGCATCAATAGGTGCACGCATGATAGGCATATATTTAGTTGCTTCTATAGCACCCTTGCCATCTTTAGGGCGCATAAAAGGATCCACTACCCTTCCTAAAAGCTCATCGCTAACGCCTATTTGCATTCCTGCATCACTTATAAAAGCACGGTCGCCTATTTTAAAACCTTCTATGAAAGAAAAAGGGCTTAGATAGCTAAATTGCTCTTTGATTTCAACAACCATAGCTAAGGTGTTTAAATTTTCATTTTCATTTGAAACAAGTTTAATGATATCGCCAACACCTGTTTTAAGTCCTCGAATTTCTATACTTGTAGCAGAAATTTTAGTGATCTCTCCAAAAACAGCACTTAAATTTTCTTTGCCAAGTTTAGAACGAAGTTTTTCTAAATTCATCAAAAACGAACTTGCTTAGGAGAATTAATGAGTGAAAAAAATTCTTCGCGTGTTTTTTCATTTTTTAAAAAAAGTCCGCGAAGAGCCGAAGTGGTAGTAGTAGAATTTGCTTTTTGCACCCCACGCATTTCAACACACATATGTCTTGCTTCTATAACCACACCAACGCCTTTTGCACCAACATTTTCCATCAAAGCTTCAGCAATTTGTTCGGTAAGTTGTTCTTGAATTTGAAGTCTTCTCGCATATACTTCTACAAGACGCGGTATTTTGCTAAGCCCAACCACTTTTTGATCAGGGATATAAGCCACATGTACGCGACCAAAAAAAGGTAAAAGGTGATGCTCACAAAGACTATAAAACTCTATATCGCGCACTAGAACCATTTCGTTATTTGAGCTTTCAAATAAAGCATTATTTAATATTTCTTTGACATTTTTTTTATATCCACTTGTTAAAAACTCATAAGCTTTAAAAACACGATTAGGCGTCTTTACAAGTCCTTCTCTAGTTGGATTTTCCCCTATGATTTCAAGCATAGTTTTTACGCAATTTTCAAATTTTTCTTGCAAATTATTCTCCGTATTTTTTTCTTAGCTCATTTTAACATAAAATGCTTTAAAATTTTATGCAACTAATAAGGAAAAATTTGCTATGATTGAAGCAAATTTTATTTTATAAGGAAAAATGTTATGGAAGTAAAAGCAAAGCAATTAGACTCTGTTAATGCGACTGCTAGTGTAAAAATTCCTTCAGGGATGATTAAAAGCGAAGTAGAAAATTTAGCTAAAAAAGCTTCTAAAAATGTAAAAATGGATGGCTTTAGACCAGGAAAAGTTCCTGTTGCTGCCGTGCTTAAAAGATATCAAAAAGAATTGACTCAAGATGCAGAACAAAATCTTTTTAAATCTGCCGTTGATAGTGCTTTAAAAGAATTAAAAAAAGAAGTAAAAGAACTTGTAGGTGAACCGTATTTTGAAAAATTTGATCGTCAAGATGGAGAAATTGTTGCTGAATTAGCTCTTTCTTTTAAACCTGAATTTAAACTCGATGGCTATGAAGAATTGATTCCTGAGTATCAAACTCCAAAAGTAACTAAAAAAGAAATTGATGAAAAAAAAGAAGAATTATTAAAACGCTTTGCTACTCCTGAAGCTATTAAAACTAAAAGAGCTTTAAAAGAGGGTGATTTTGCAAAATTTGATTTTGAGGGTTTTGTAGATGAGAAAGCTTTTGATGGAGGCAAGGCTGAAAATTATGTTTTAGAAATAGGCTCTAAACAATTCATACCAGGCTTTGAAGAAGGTATGGTAGGAATGAAAAGTGGGGAAGAAAAAGATATAAAAGTAACCTTTCCTAAAGAATACGGCGCAGCACATTTAGCAGGAAAAGATGCAGTATTTAAAGTAAAATTGCACGAAATTCAAGAGTTAAAATTACCTGAACTTGATGAAGAAACACTCAAAAAACTTTTACCAAATGAAGAAAAACCAACAGTTGAACTTCTAGATGAAAAACTTAAAGAACAAATCAAAAACGAAAAGCTTTTCAAGCTTGTAAATGATGAACTAAAAGCTAAATTTGCTGATGCTTTAATTGAAAAATACAATTTTGACTTACCACGCGGTATAGTAGAGCAAGAAACTGATATGCAATTCCGCAACGCATTTAACACATTCAGTGAAAAAGAAATTGAAGAACTTAAAACAAGCAAAGAAAAATATCAAGAAAAACGCGATTCTTTCAAAGAAGAAGCACAAAAAAGTGTAAAACTTACTTTTATCATTGATGAGCTTGCAAAACTTCGCAAAATTGAAGTAAATGATCAAGAATTGATCCAAGCAATTTATTTTGAAGCTTATCGCTATGGAATGAATCCAAAAGAACATTTAGAAAATTACAAAAAACAAGGGGCTTTACCTGCAGTTAAAATGGCTTTGATCGAAGAAAAACTTTTCAGCGATATTTTTATGCCAAAAGCTGATAAAGCAAGTAAAAAAGAGAAAGAAGATAAATAATGTACATACCTTATGTAATCGAAAAAACAAGTCGCGGTGAAAGAAGTTATGATATTTATTCGCGTCTTTTAAAAGATAGAATTATTATGCTAAGTGGCGAAATTCACGATGAACTTGCCGCTTCTATCGTAGCACAGCTTCTTTTTTTAGAAGCTGAAGATCCACAAAAAGATATATATCTTTATATCAATTCTCCAGGTGGCGTGATCACAAGCGGTTTTAGTATCTATGATACTATGAATTATATCAAGCCTGATGTTTGTACTATCTGCATAGGTCAAGCTGCATCTATGGGCGCATTTTTATTGAGTTGCGGAACAGAGGGCAAGCGTTTTGCTTTGCCTAATTCACGCATCATGATACATCAGCCTTTAGGTGGTGCAAGAGGACAGGCTACGGATATAGAAATTCAAGCTAAAGAAATTTTAAGATTAAAAGCTATACTTAATGATATCTTGGCAAAAAATACCAAGCAAAAAGTCGCTAAAATAGTAAAAGACACAGAAAGAGATTTTTTCATGTCAGCACAAGAAGCTAAAGAGTATGGTTTGATCGATAAGGTTTTAGAAAAAAGTTTTAAATGATTAAAATCATTTAAATAAAGGTTGTTTATGGTTAGAAAAATTATCACTTATCCTAATTCTAGACTTTTTTTAAATTCTGAACCTGTAAAGCAATTTGATCAAGAACTTCATACTTTACTTGATGATATGTATGATACTATGATTGCTAGTCAAGGAGTGGGTTTGGCTGCTATACAAGTAGATATCCCACTTCGTGCATTGATCGTAAATATTTTAGATGAAAATGAAGAGCAGAAAAAAGAAGATTTACTAGAAATTATCAATCCGCAAATCATTCCTTTAGATGAAGAAAAAATCACCTGCACCGAGGGTTGCTTAAGTGTGCCTGACTTCTTTGAAGAAGTGGAGCGTTATAATCATATCTTACTCAAATATCAAGATCGCTTTGGAAATTTTAAAGAATTAGAAGCTCAAGGATTTTTAGCTGTGGCCATCCAGCATGAAAATGATCATCTTAATGGTCATTTATTTATAGAAAAGATTTCTTTTTTAAAAAGACAAAAATTTGATAAAGAATTCAAAAAGAAACTTAAAAATCAAAAAAAACCTAAATGAAAAAATTAAAATGTGTAAGCTTTGATGAGAATTTAGATATCATCGATGTAGAATCTACATTTACAAGAGGCTTACCTAATTTAAGCATAGTCGGACTTGCAAATATTGCAATCAAAGAAAGTATCGAGCGTATCAAAGCCACACTTTTAACTTGCAATTTTTCATTTCCTGCTAAAAAAATCACCATCAATCTTAGCCCTTCAGGAATTCCAAAAAAAGGTTCTCATTTTGATTTAGTTATCGCTACACTTATATTGTTGCAAAATGAAGACTTTGATGATTTTTTTGTGGTAGGCGAGCTTGGTCTTGATGGAAGTATCAAAAGCACCAATGAGCTTTTTTCTTTGCTTTTATTTTTATCCACAAAGGTAAAAAGTGCAAAAGTTGTAGTCCCAAAAAATATAGCTCTAAAAGCTTCTATGATACCCAATCTAGAAATTTACGGACTTGAGCATTTAAATGAAGTGATTGAATTTTTTAAAGAAAAAAACTATGAGAAATTCAAATTCACCCAAAGCCATCCTTTATTTGCAAATCCTTTGATTATAGAAAATGAAATTTTTATTAAAAATCATCATTTTGAACTTGATTTTAAAGATATCAAAGGACAAGAAAAAGCTAAAAGAGCTTGTTTGATAGCAGCACTAGGCATGCATAATATACTTTTTGAAGGAAGTCCAGGAAGTGGCAAAAGTATGTGTGCAAAACGCCTTGTTGAAATCATGCCTCCACAAAGTTTAAATGAGGTTTTAATGCAAAATGCTTATATGTCTTTAAATTCTAAAGATTGCGAATTTACGCAAAAAAGAGCCTTAAGACACCCTCATCATACCTCTACAAGAGCTAGTATTTTTGGTGGTGGAGCAAAAAATGCGAAGATAGGTGAAATCGCTCTAGCTAATGGTGGAGTTTTATTTTTTGATGAATTTCCTCATTTTAACAAACAAATTATCGAAAGTCTAAGAGAACCTCTAGAAGATCATAAAATTCATATTTCAAGAGTCAATTCAAAAACCACTTATGAAACTAAATTCAGTTTTGTTGCCGCTCAAAATCCTTGTCCTTGTGGAAATTTATTTTCTAAAAATCTGTCTTGCGTTTGCAGTGAAAATGAGATTAAAAGATATAAAAATCACATTTCAGCCCCTATTATGGATAGAATTGATCTTTATGTAGCTATGGATGAGATCAGCAAAGATGACAAATCAAGTATAAATTCAAAAGAAATGAGCGAAAGAATTTTAAAAGCTTTTATCTTTGGCAAAAAACGCGGCCAAAAAGAATTCAATGGCAAATTAAGCGATGTAGAATTACAAAAATTTTGTATTTTAGAAAAAGATGCCAAGGATACTTTGGATTTAGCTATTTCGCGCTATAATCTTTCGCAAAGAGCTTTAAATAAAATTTTAAAAGTTTCAAGATCTATTGCCGATTTTGAAGAAAAAGAACTTCTTAATAAAAATCATATTTTAGAAGCTTTGAGTTTTAGGATAAGGAGCTAAATTGGAAAATAAAAGCATAGCTATTTTTATTGATGCGGAAAATATACCCGCAAAATACGCAAAAAGTATTTTTGATATCGCTTCGGATTATGGTGAAATAATTATCAAGCGTATTTATGGAGATTGGACTCAAAAAAATATTCAAGCTTGGAAAGAGCAAATTGCCGAGTATTCTTTAATCGCTATGCAGCAGTTTAATTTCGCAGCAAATAAAAATTCAAGTGATATGTGTTTAATCACTGAAATTATGAGTATATTTTATGAGAAAGATATTGATATTTTTGTCATTGTTTCTAGCGATAGTGATTATACCTCGCTCATTCAAAAGCTAAGAGAAAACAAAAAGCAAGTTATAGGAATGGGTCTTGAAAAGTCTATAAAATCTTATGTAAACGCTTTTAGTGAGTTTTTTTACCTTGATCAAGATGAAAACAAAAAAGAAGATATTTTAAGCAAGGATTATTTAAGAGCTTTGATCAATATCACAGAACAACTCATCGATGAAAAAGGACGCGCCGAATACGCACAAATTCGCACCAATATGAACCGCAAATATTCTGATTTTAACCCGCAAAATTATGGCTTTAAAAATTTTCGTGCTTTAATTCAGAAATTTTTACCTAAAATGAAAAAATTTGAAGAAGAGCGAGAAAAAAATATTTATTTTCTGGTGAAAAAAGATTATGAAAACTGTTACTGATGATATTAAAACTTTAGAACAAAATGCTATAAATAAAGGCTTAGATGAGCTTATTTTAATGGAAAACGCAGGATTAAATTTAGCTAAGCTTATCAAAAAAGAAGCAAAAAAAATTCGCAAACAATACAAGATAAAGAAAGTAAAAATACTTTTTTTATTGGGCGGAGGCAATAACGCTGCTGATGGCCTAGTAGCTTTAAGAAATTTAAAGCATGCAAAAGCTTATAAACTAGGCTTTAAAGAAAATGAAATTTTTAAAAAACAAGAGCAGATTTTAAAAAATTTTGGTTTTAAATTTGCAAAAAAAGAGCCTAAATTTAAAAAATTTCATATTGTTGTTGATTGTATCTTAGGCACAGGAACAAACCGCGAAGCAGATGAAAAAACAAAAGAAATTTTAGAAAAAATAAATCAAAGCAAAGCTTTAAAAATCGCTTGTGACATACCTACAAATTTG
The window above is part of the Campylobacter coli genome. Proteins encoded here:
- the def gene encoding peptide deformylase, yielding MVRKIITYPNSRLFLNSEPVKQFDQELHTLLDDMYDTMIASQGVGLAAIQVDIPLRALIVNILDENEEQKKEDLLEIINPQIIPLDEEKITCTEGCLSVPDFFEEVERYNHILLKYQDRFGNFKELEAQGFLAVAIQHENDHLNGHLFIEKISFLKRQKFDKEFKKKLKNQKKPK
- the clpP gene encoding ATP-dependent Clp endopeptidase proteolytic subunit ClpP produces the protein MYIPYVIEKTSRGERSYDIYSRLLKDRIIMLSGEIHDELAASIVAQLLFLEAEDPQKDIYLYINSPGGVITSGFSIYDTMNYIKPDVCTICIGQAASMGAFLLSCGTEGKRFALPNSRIMIHQPLGGARGQATDIEIQAKEILRLKAILNDILAKNTKQKVAKIVKDTERDFFMSAQEAKEYGLIDKVLEKSFK
- the folE gene encoding GTP cyclohydrolase I FolE, producing MQEKFENCVKTMLEIIGENPTREGLVKTPNRVFKAYEFLTSGYKKNVKEILNNALFESSNNEMVLVRDIEFYSLCEHHLLPFFGRVHVAYIPDQKVVGLSKIPRLVEVYARRLQIQEQLTEQIAEALMENVGAKGVGVVIEARHMCVEMRGVQKANSTTTTSALRGLFLKNEKTREEFFSLINSPKQVRF
- the fliI gene encoding flagellar protein export ATPase FliI, which gives rise to MNLEKLRSKLGKENLSAVFGEITKISATSIEIRGLKTGVGDIIKLVSNENENLNTLAMVVEIKEQFSYLSPFSFIEGFKIGDRAFISDAGMQIGVSDELLGRVVDPFMRPKDGKGAIEATKYMPIMRAPIDAMKRGLIEEVFPVGVKTIDALLTCGVGQKLGIFAGSGVGKSTLMGMIVKNSKAPIKVVALIGERGREIPEFIQKNLGGKLDDTVIIVATSDDSALMRKYGAFCAMSVAEYFKEQGKDVLFIMDSVTRFAMAQREIGLALGEPPTTKGYPPSVLSLLPQLMERTGKEEGKGTITAFFTVLVDGDDMSDPIADQSRSILDGHIVLSRELTDFGIYPPINIQNSASRVMGDIISPEHKLWARKFKRLNSLLKENEVLLRIGAYQKGSDKELDEAIAKKEFMQKFLGQNPEESFEFEETIRLLSQIDANVAPSAVQQNINMGSSSATLPNPNLK
- a CDS encoding YifB family Mg chelatase-like AAA ATPase, with the translated sequence MKKLKCVSFDENLDIIDVESTFTRGLPNLSIVGLANIAIKESIERIKATLLTCNFSFPAKKITINLSPSGIPKKGSHFDLVIATLILLQNEDFDDFFVVGELGLDGSIKSTNELFSLLLFLSTKVKSAKVVVPKNIALKASMIPNLEIYGLEHLNEVIEFFKEKNYEKFKFTQSHPLFANPLIIENEIFIKNHHFELDFKDIKGQEKAKRACLIAALGMHNILFEGSPGSGKSMCAKRLVEIMPPQSLNEVLMQNAYMSLNSKDCEFTQKRALRHPHHTSTRASIFGGGAKNAKIGEIALANGGVLFFDEFPHFNKQIIESLREPLEDHKIHISRVNSKTTYETKFSFVAAQNPCPCGNLFSKNLSCVCSENEIKRYKNHISAPIMDRIDLYVAMDEISKDDKSSINSKEMSERILKAFIFGKKRGQKEFNGKLSDVELQKFCILEKDAKDTLDLAISRYNLSQRALNKILKVSRSIADFEEKELLNKNHILEALSFRIRS
- the tig gene encoding trigger factor; translation: MEVKAKQLDSVNATASVKIPSGMIKSEVENLAKKASKNVKMDGFRPGKVPVAAVLKRYQKELTQDAEQNLFKSAVDSALKELKKEVKELVGEPYFEKFDRQDGEIVAELALSFKPEFKLDGYEELIPEYQTPKVTKKEIDEKKEELLKRFATPEAIKTKRALKEGDFAKFDFEGFVDEKAFDGGKAENYVLEIGSKQFIPGFEEGMVGMKSGEEKDIKVTFPKEYGAAHLAGKDAVFKVKLHEIQELKLPELDEETLKKLLPNEEKPTVELLDEKLKEQIKNEKLFKLVNDELKAKFADALIEKYNFDLPRGIVEQETDMQFRNAFNTFSEKEIEELKTSKEKYQEKRDSFKEEAQKSVKLTFIIDELAKLRKIEVNDQELIQAIYFEAYRYGMNPKEHLENYKKQGALPAVKMALIEEKLFSDIFMPKADKASKKEKEDK
- a CDS encoding NYN domain-containing protein, producing the protein MENKSIAIFIDAENIPAKYAKSIFDIASDYGEIIIKRIYGDWTQKNIQAWKEQIAEYSLIAMQQFNFAANKNSSDMCLITEIMSIFYEKDIDIFVIVSSDSDYTSLIQKLRENKKQVIGMGLEKSIKSYVNAFSEFFYLDQDENKKEDILSKDYLRALINITEQLIDEKGRAEYAQIRTNMNRKYSDFNPQNYGFKNFRALIQKFLPKMKKFEEEREKNIYFLVKKDYENCY